CAGATGATATTGACTTAACGATTTCAAGACTTCAAGAGCTTATTGAAACAGTCAAACAAAGTTTGATTTGATTTAAAGATGTTTCGGATCTTAGCCGCAAGCGCTTTTCCGAGCATCTGATGCTGAGCGGCTGAAAGGTGAATTCCATCCCAGCCTGCGGTAATGCTAATGGCTTGGGTTGGATCATACAACTTCAGCAAAAAGACCAAAGGCAGAACGTATCATAGGTGCTGGATAGCCTGTGGTTCTTTTAAAATAATTAACACACTAATTATCTAAACTTAAATAACAGTTAATTTTGAATCAATGTCTACTTTTTCCTCTGATGCTGAGTTTCTGCAACAATGGCAATTTGCTCTTGCTCCCTATAACTTAGGCTATAAATTAAAATTAACATCTCAACTAATGTACCGTGATTTTTGGGAGCGACTTGAACCCTATAATCTCACACCATTCCACTATCTGGTCTTGTGTTGTTTATGGGAAAATGATGGTCTTTCAACAAAAGATATTGCAGATAAACTAAAACAACTGGGCGCAACTCTAACTGGTGTAGTTGATCGAATGGAAAATCGAAACCTTCTCTATCGAGAGCGTGATGAAAGTGATCGCCGAGTGATTCGGATTTGGCTAACAGAAGAAGGAAAACAATTGATGAGAGTGCTTCCCCCCCTAGGAGCAGAAACGATAAAACGAGCTACAAATACTTTATCTCAAGTGGAAGAAGAAAAGCTTTTGCAACTACTTGATCAGATTATTGAAAATTTCAGTAGGAATCTTAATCCCTAAAGCTTGACAGTCTTTACCTATTTACTTAATATGTTGATAGTTAATACATTAAGTAAATGGGTGCAAGTTCAATTATCCTTAGATCGAACCTGTCCCAAATGCCGATGGGAGAGGAAAGATGCAGAAACTAAGTATTAATCAGAAAA
This is a stretch of genomic DNA from Cyanobacteria bacterium GSL.Bin1. It encodes these proteins:
- a CDS encoding MarR family transcriptional regulator, which produces MSTFSSDAEFLQQWQFALAPYNLGYKLKLTSQLMYRDFWERLEPYNLTPFHYLVLCCLWENDGLSTKDIADKLKQLGATLTGVVDRMENRNLLYRERDESDRRVIRIWLTEEGKQLMRVLPPLGAETIKRATNTLSQVEEEKLLQLLDQIIENFSRNLNP